A single Clostridium sp. AN503 DNA region contains:
- a CDS encoding class II fructose-bisphosphate aldolase, protein MLVSMKAILDDANKNNYGVMAMNSINIEMARAGILAAEEEHSPIIVQFGPGQMKNHAHMEEMLPVVKELAARVHVPVALNLDHGSDFHVIADCINAGFTNVMFDGSSLPYEENVKRTAIICSLAHGMGCSVEGELGHVGQAADADDDNLDLYTNPEQAMDFVMRTGVDALAVAIGTAHGAYPKGKIPRLDFDRLSQLKDTLDMPLVLHGGSGSGEDNLRKAVAGGINKINVCTDAFEAGKQAMLDALEKEPGMDYMHLCMAAEAGIKQFVKDYMKVIGSSGRYIYGEAVSESRE, encoded by the coding sequence ATGTTAGTTTCCATGAAAGCAATTCTTGATGATGCCAATAAAAATAATTATGGCGTCATGGCTATGAACAGTATTAATATTGAGATGGCAAGAGCCGGGATCCTGGCGGCGGAGGAAGAGCACTCCCCGATCATCGTTCAGTTCGGGCCGGGCCAGATGAAGAACCATGCCCATATGGAGGAGATGCTCCCGGTTGTAAAAGAGCTGGCGGCCCGGGTCCATGTGCCGGTGGCGCTGAACTTAGATCACGGCAGTGATTTCCATGTGATCGCAGACTGTATCAACGCCGGATTTACCAATGTGATGTTTGACGGTTCTTCTCTCCCCTACGAGGAGAACGTGAAGCGCACTGCGATCATCTGTTCCCTGGCCCACGGCATGGGCTGCTCCGTGGAGGGCGAGCTTGGCCATGTGGGACAGGCGGCGGATGCGGATGATGATAACCTGGATCTGTACACCAACCCGGAGCAGGCTATGGATTTTGTGATGCGGACGGGGGTGGACGCCCTGGCGGTGGCGATCGGTACGGCTCACGGAGCGTATCCGAAGGGTAAGATCCCGAGGCTTGATTTTGACAGGCTCAGCCAGCTTAAGGATACCCTGGACATGCCGCTGGTGCTGCACGGTGGCTCCGGTTCTGGTGAGGATAACTTGAGAAAGGCAGTAGCAGGCGGCATCAACAAGATCAATGTCTGTACCGATGCATTTGAAGCGGGCAAGCAGGCCATGCTGGACGCTCTTGAAAAAGAGCCGGGGATGGATTACATGCACCTGTGCATGGCAGCGGAGGCCGGCATCAAACAGTTTGTGAAGGATTACATGAAGGTGATCGGCTCCTCAGGGCGGTATATCTACGGGGAGGCAGTCAGCGAGAGCCGGGAATAG
- a CDS encoding PTS sugar transporter subunit IIA, with translation MKQDKDALYNSRIINCLLEGGTYTTFAVADNVGLSEKTVRTRINQINDWMIRENLGRICKKQGAGVWLEADEEQKKRLRANLTADNRLLPAAQLDNRNKQLIGKLLKLKAGEITTLQQLSDSLYLSPPTVGRLVKDVSYWFEERNLKVESLRSKGIRLTGDEYGFRIAIRDYMMEMMPEVMEALMGTFAPGVDTARIRRIIVEAENAWRIELADDSFKMAWIMTCLSLARRQTAGQTFYRTNRDDIQNYNEYSFAESIYQRIERVYQIQISEEDVMLLAVLLLTAKKIKNFANLQGEDFTKKYDKDLAAFVRLVIETIDAVLDIDLSEDTVLYESLLLHMRSAIFRMKYSTATGESISKYVKKEYKQTFLATWSTSSLFEEYYDVQVTEDELAGIALYIQAAIIRQKKGRPLTALFISEKGLASSQLAIEMLKYNIPEIMEIQAVSNHDFKLDPYRDVDVIVNTSDSRIEDSRVVNVGSRLNEQGIELVRQKVSQIFSYRKKPEFRFNGLCHQLFEMDLLLLRPKVEEKDQLITMMVKKLEEKGDVTPHYLPSVFDRERATTTSIGRGIAIPHGNMAEINESRIVVAILDKPIAWHEDMVDVVFLLAVKMTSNFEIRRTKQFYKDFLQLTDDDENLEAMKKMDSALDLYQYFIK, from the coding sequence TTGAAGCAGGATAAGGATGCATTGTATAATAGTAGAATAATCAACTGTCTTCTGGAGGGCGGAACCTATACGACCTTTGCGGTTGCGGACAATGTAGGCTTATCGGAGAAAACAGTGCGGACCCGGATCAACCAGATCAATGACTGGATGATCCGGGAGAATCTCGGACGCATCTGTAAGAAGCAGGGAGCGGGTGTATGGCTGGAGGCGGATGAGGAGCAGAAAAAGCGACTCCGTGCAAATCTGACTGCGGACAACAGGCTGCTCCCTGCGGCTCAACTGGACAACCGCAATAAACAGCTCATCGGGAAACTGCTGAAATTAAAGGCAGGCGAGATCACCACGCTCCAGCAGTTGTCGGACAGCCTTTATCTAAGCCCGCCGACCGTAGGGAGACTGGTAAAGGACGTTTCCTACTGGTTTGAGGAGCGGAATTTAAAAGTGGAGTCCCTGCGGAGCAAGGGGATCCGCCTGACCGGCGATGAGTATGGATTCCGGATTGCCATCCGGGATTATATGATGGAGATGATGCCGGAGGTGATGGAGGCCCTGATGGGCACCTTTGCGCCGGGCGTGGATACCGCCAGGATCCGCAGGATCATCGTGGAGGCGGAAAATGCCTGGAGGATCGAGCTGGCGGATGATTCCTTTAAGATGGCATGGATCATGACCTGTCTGTCCCTGGCAAGAAGGCAGACAGCCGGTCAGACCTTTTATCGGACCAACCGGGATGACATTCAGAATTATAATGAATATTCATTTGCAGAGTCCATTTACCAGAGGATCGAGCGGGTATACCAGATCCAGATCTCCGAGGAGGATGTGATGCTCCTGGCGGTGCTTTTGCTGACCGCGAAAAAGATCAAGAATTTTGCCAATCTCCAGGGCGAGGATTTTACGAAAAAATATGACAAGGATCTGGCGGCCTTTGTCAGGCTGGTCATAGAGACGATCGATGCGGTGCTGGATATCGATCTGTCGGAGGATACGGTGCTGTATGAGAGCCTTTTGCTGCACATGAGGTCGGCGATCTTCCGCATGAAGTATTCGACGGCCACCGGGGAGAGTATCAGTAAATATGTTAAGAAAGAATATAAGCAGACATTTCTTGCCACCTGGTCCACCAGCAGCCTGTTTGAGGAGTATTACGACGTGCAGGTGACGGAGGACGAACTGGCGGGGATCGCCCTTTACATCCAGGCGGCTATCATACGCCAGAAAAAGGGGCGGCCGCTGACGGCGCTGTTTATCAGTGAGAAGGGGCTGGCGTCCAGCCAGCTTGCCATCGAAATGCTGAAGTACAATATTCCTGAGATCATGGAGATCCAGGCGGTCAGCAACCACGATTTCAAGCTGGATCCGTACCGGGACGTGGATGTAATCGTAAATACTTCGGATTCCAGGATAGAGGATTCCAGAGTGGTCAATGTGGGTTCCCGGTTAAATGAACAGGGGATCGAGCTGGTGCGACAGAAGGTCAGCCAGATATTCAGCTACCGGAAGAAACCGGAATTCCGTTTTAACGGCCTGTGCCACCAGCTTTTTGAGATGGATCTGCTCCTGCTCCGTCCAAAGGTGGAGGAGAAGGATCAGTTGATCACGATGATGGTGAAGAAGCTGGAGGAAAAGGGGGATGTGACGCCCCACTACCTGCCCAGCGTGTTTGACCGGGAACGGGCGACAACCACCAGCATCGGAAGGGGGATCGCCATCCCCCATGGAAATATGGCGGAGATCAACGAGTCGAGGATCGTTGTGGCGATTCTGGACAAACCGATCGCCTGGCATGAGGACATGGTTGATGTAGTGTTTTTACTGGCAGTGAAAATGACGTCTAATTTTGAGATCAGGCGAACGAAGCAGTTTTATAAAGATTTCCTTCAGCTTACGGACGACGATGAGAATCTGGAGGCGATGAAGAAGATGGATTCCGCGTTGGATCTATATCAGTATTTTATCAAGTAA
- a CDS encoding PTS sugar transporter subunit IIA produces MAVKEILDRRVIDLDMNAENKDQVIRHLAGLLKDAGYIEDLDGYIRDVYLRESEGITGIGGHVAIPHGKSDHVDKVGIAVGRTQDMIEWESYDGEPSRLFFLFAVPSDSEGAKDHLRLIAELAGKLGNDATMEKLQHAGTYEDLLEAFS; encoded by the coding sequence ATGGCAGTGAAGGAGATACTGGACAGAAGGGTCATTGATCTGGACATGAATGCGGAAAATAAGGATCAGGTGATCCGGCACCTGGCAGGGCTTTTGAAGGATGCCGGTTATATCGAGGATCTGGATGGATATATCAGGGATGTTTACCTGCGGGAGAGCGAAGGCATTACCGGGATCGGAGGTCATGTGGCGATCCCACACGGCAAGTCCGACCATGTGGACAAGGTGGGGATCGCGGTGGGCCGGACGCAGGATATGATCGAATGGGAGTCCTACGACGGGGAACCGTCCCGGCTGTTCTTTCTGTTTGCGGTGCCGTCCGACAGCGAGGGAGCGAAGGATCATCTGCGGCTGATCGCGGAGCTGGCAGGTAAGCTGGGGAATGATGCGACTATGGAGAAACTGCAGCACGCGGGGACTTATGAGGACCTGCTGGAGGCATTTTCATAA
- a CDS encoding iron-containing alcohol dehydrogenase translates to MADVFMAPGMIISGNQALLRAAETIGSLGSRALVVTDTTMEMLGNLKKVTDMLVQAGVSCVVYSGINGEPDDKMIVEGVRLYRENGCDFLVGLGGGSPIDSMKAIAMVAGCGGRPADYMGRTVSTELAPMVAVPTTAGTGSEATQFTIITDTESQVKMLLKGPALMPDVAVIDPQFTMTAPPKITAATGVDALTHAIEAYTSKKAQPLSDTFALSACRRIFGHLRTAWGQGDNEESRIQMSLAALEAGMAFNNASVTIVHGMSRPIGALFHVPHGISNAMLLNVCLKYVLDGAEAGEMGAADSGALAGAADGAEAGALTEVAESAIQRFADIAVTCGFAKEQDPAYDAATKLLHEVEQLLQDIGIPTLAEYGIDKGEFMKAVPKMASDAFASGSPSNTRREVSVEIMEELYRRLW, encoded by the coding sequence ATGGCGGATGTATTTATGGCTCCGGGGATGATCATCAGCGGAAACCAGGCGCTTCTGCGGGCGGCTGAGACGATCGGTTCACTGGGGAGCAGGGCGCTTGTGGTGACTGACACAACCATGGAGATGCTTGGGAATCTGAAGAAGGTAACGGACATGCTGGTTCAGGCGGGAGTATCCTGCGTGGTGTATTCGGGCATCAACGGGGAGCCGGACGACAAGATGATCGTGGAGGGCGTGCGGCTCTACCGGGAGAATGGCTGTGACTTTCTGGTGGGACTGGGCGGCGGAAGCCCCATCGACTCCATGAAAGCGATCGCCATGGTTGCCGGCTGCGGCGGAAGACCGGCTGACTATATGGGACGGACCGTCTCGACAGAGCTGGCTCCGATGGTGGCAGTACCCACCACGGCAGGCACCGGATCTGAGGCGACCCAGTTCACGATCATCACCGATACGGAAAGCCAGGTGAAAATGCTCCTCAAAGGTCCGGCCCTGATGCCGGACGTGGCGGTGATCGACCCGCAGTTCACCATGACGGCGCCGCCGAAGATCACCGCGGCTACGGGCGTGGACGCCCTGACCCATGCGATCGAGGCTTACACCTCCAAAAAGGCGCAGCCTCTTTCCGACACCTTTGCCCTTTCTGCGTGCCGCAGGATATTCGGGCATCTGCGCACTGCGTGGGGACAGGGTGACAATGAGGAGAGCCGGATTCAGATGTCCCTTGCGGCGCTGGAGGCAGGAATGGCATTTAATAACGCCTCTGTGACGATCGTTCATGGGATGAGCCGCCCGATCGGCGCGCTGTTCCATGTGCCCCACGGGATCTCTAACGCCATGCTGCTGAATGTTTGCTTAAAATATGTGCTGGACGGTGCGGAAGCTGGTGAGATGGGCGCGGCGGATAGCGGAGCGCTGGCTGGCGCGGCGGATGGCGCGGAGGCCGGTGCATTGACTGAAGTGGCGGAAAGCGCGATACAGCGGTTTGCGGATATCGCAGTAACCTGCGGTTTTGCTAAAGAGCAGGATCCTGCATATGACGCAGCAACGAAGCTTCTTCACGAGGTCGAACAGCTCTTACAGGATATCGGTATCCCGACTCTTGCAGAATATGGGATTGATAAAGGGGAGTTCATGAAAGCGGTACCGAAGATGGCGTCTGATGCCTTTGCTTCCGGAAGCCCCTCCAATACCAGGAGAGAGGTCAGTGTCGAGATCATGGAGGAGCTTTACAGAAGGCTCTGGTAG
- the iolC gene encoding 5-dehydro-2-deoxygluconokinase, with the protein MRYVEFGEDKKYDLILLGRVAIDFNPVDYYKTLAESGTFKKYVGGSPANIAVGLSRLGKKCGFFARVSDDRFGEFVTDFFEEEGIDTSHIRTCENGESLGLTFTEILSHDESSILMYRNGIADLALCPEDIDEDYLAQAKAVLISGTALAASPSREAALKAVALAKKNGVRVIFDIDYRAYNWKSEDEIAVYYAAVARDSDIILGSREEYDLTERFLGLDGTDEASARYWCRGQASIVVIKHGKEGSTAYTKDGRSYSIRPFPVNALKGFGGGDGYASSFLFGILNGYEMMDCLELGSASASMLVASHGCSPDMPTESELKEFIRKEKEQFGEMVARVE; encoded by the coding sequence ATGAGATATGTGGAGTTTGGCGAGGATAAAAAGTATGATCTGATCCTGCTGGGGCGGGTTGCCATAGACTTTAATCCTGTGGATTATTATAAGACCCTGGCGGAGAGCGGGACCTTTAAAAAATATGTGGGCGGCTCCCCTGCCAATATCGCAGTGGGCCTTTCACGTCTGGGAAAAAAGTGCGGATTTTTTGCGAGGGTATCAGACGACAGGTTTGGAGAATTTGTCACGGATTTTTTTGAGGAGGAGGGCATCGATACCTCCCATATCCGAACATGTGAGAACGGGGAAAGCCTGGGCCTGACCTTCACGGAGATCCTCAGCCATGATGAGAGCAGCATCCTGATGTACCGGAACGGGATCGCGGATCTGGCCCTGTGCCCGGAGGATATTGACGAGGATTATCTGGCTCAGGCAAAGGCAGTCCTGATCTCCGGCACGGCCCTGGCAGCCAGTCCGTCCAGGGAGGCGGCGTTAAAGGCCGTGGCCCTGGCAAAAAAGAACGGGGTCCGGGTCATTTTCGACATCGATTACCGGGCGTACAACTGGAAGAGTGAGGATGAGATCGCCGTGTATTATGCGGCGGTGGCGCGGGACAGCGATATCATCCTTGGCTCCAGGGAGGAGTACGATCTGACGGAAAGGTTCCTGGGCCTTGACGGGACCGATGAGGCATCTGCCCGGTATTGGTGCAGAGGACAGGCATCCATCGTAGTCATCAAACATGGAAAGGAGGGCTCCACTGCCTACACAAAGGACGGCAGATCCTATTCCATCCGGCCGTTCCCGGTAAATGCGTTAAAAGGCTTTGGAGGCGGGGACGGTTATGCGTCCAGCTTCCTGTTCGGGATCTTAAACGGATATGAGATGATGGATTGCTTAGAGCTTGGTTCCGCGTCTGCATCCATGCTGGTAGCATCCCACGGATGCAGTCCCGACATGCCGACGGAGAGCGAGCTTAAGGAATTTATCCGGAAGGAAAAGGAACAGTTCGGCGAGATGGTGGCAAGAGTGGAGTGA
- a CDS encoding aldo/keto reductase — protein MEKREIGKSGIMASGLALGCWAIGGGEWWGTNDDQMSVDTIHRAVELGIDWIDTARVYGFGHSEEVVGRALKELPRDQVIISTKCGLQWYDGGGEPHFCKEGHQVHRDLSPGAIRRDLELSLKAMGTDYVDVYYTHWQCKTYGLVPVAETMGELLKMKQEGKIRAVGASNVDLRILKDYVAAGQLDVIQEKLSILDRKPEAELLPFCEEHGISLQTYSPIEQGLLAGKASNDYVPKPGEVRDGKAWWRSENIRIANEMLAGWKDLTEKYQCTLANLCIKWNSMLSPNINVLCGARKLPQIEDTARSLDIPLTQEEFLRMKADADEVIARQKL, from the coding sequence ATGGAAAAAAGAGAGATAGGTAAATCTGGTATTATGGCAAGCGGCCTGGCGCTGGGGTGCTGGGCGATCGGCGGAGGAGAATGGTGGGGAACTAACGACGATCAGATGTCTGTTGACACGATTCACCGGGCGGTGGAACTGGGGATCGACTGGATCGATACGGCGCGGGTGTACGGATTTGGACATAGCGAGGAGGTTGTGGGCCGGGCCTTAAAGGAGCTGCCCCGGGATCAGGTCATCATTTCCACCAAATGCGGGCTCCAGTGGTATGACGGCGGCGGGGAGCCGCATTTCTGTAAGGAGGGCCATCAGGTGCACCGGGATCTGTCGCCGGGAGCGATCAGGCGGGACCTGGAGCTGAGCTTAAAGGCCATGGGCACGGACTATGTGGACGTGTACTACACCCATTGGCAGTGTAAGACCTACGGGCTGGTACCGGTGGCGGAGACCATGGGAGAGCTTCTTAAGATGAAACAGGAGGGCAAGATCCGGGCGGTCGGCGCCTCCAATGTGGATCTGCGGATCTTAAAGGATTATGTGGCTGCGGGGCAGCTTGATGTGATCCAGGAGAAGTTGAGCATCCTGGACCGGAAGCCGGAGGCGGAGCTTCTGCCGTTCTGTGAAGAGCATGGGATCTCTTTGCAGACCTACTCTCCCATCGAGCAGGGGCTGTTGGCCGGAAAGGCGTCCAACGATTATGTGCCGAAGCCGGGGGAAGTGCGGGATGGAAAGGCATGGTGGCGTTCGGAGAATATCCGGATCGCCAATGAGATGCTTGCAGGGTGGAAGGATCTGACGGAGAAATACCAGTGTACACTGGCAAACCTCTGTATCAAGTGGAATTCCATGCTGTCGCCCAATATCAACGTGCTCTGCGGAGCCAGGAAGCTGCCGCAGATCGAGGATACAGCCAGATCCCTGGATATTCCCCTGACACAGGAGGAATTTTTGAGGATGAAGGCGGATGCGGACGAGGTGATCGCGCGGCAGAAGCTTTAA
- a CDS encoding RpiB/LacA/LacB family sugar-phosphate isomerase, with the protein MKIAVLNEFSQAPKNPIIVNELKKVVEPMGHQVYNAAMEKPLSDQDVPEAYTEENPRLTYLHLGIQAALLLNSGAVDFVITGCGTGQGALMSLNMYPGVVCGYCIEPTDAYLFLQINNGNALAIPFAKGFGWGAELNLNNIFTRAFGSPKGMGYPDGRKEAQNRNANLLFEVKKQVAKPLLEALRSIDPQMVRECMIPRFLDCFYGGCKDDELKAFVDEVVAGR; encoded by the coding sequence ATGAAGATAGCAGTATTAAATGAATTCAGCCAGGCGCCGAAAAACCCGATCATTGTTAATGAACTTAAGAAAGTGGTCGAGCCGATGGGACATCAGGTCTATAACGCAGCTATGGAGAAGCCATTGTCCGACCAGGACGTGCCGGAGGCATATACGGAGGAGAACCCGAGGCTGACCTACCTGCACCTGGGCATTCAGGCGGCATTGTTACTGAATTCCGGGGCGGTGGATTTTGTTATCACCGGCTGCGGTACGGGGCAGGGCGCGCTCATGTCACTCAATATGTATCCGGGCGTTGTGTGCGGATATTGTATTGAGCCGACCGACGCCTATCTTTTCTTACAGATCAACAACGGCAATGCGCTGGCGATCCCGTTTGCCAAAGGCTTTGGATGGGGCGCGGAGCTGAATCTGAACAATATTTTCACCAGAGCATTTGGTTCTCCCAAGGGCATGGGTTATCCGGACGGAAGAAAAGAAGCGCAGAACCGCAATGCCAACCTGCTGTTTGAGGTGAAAAAACAGGTTGCCAAGCCGCTCTTAGAGGCTCTTAGATCAATCGACCCGCAGATGGTGCGGGAGTGTATGATCCCGAGATTCCTGGACTGCTTCTACGGGGGATGTAAGGATGATGAACTGAAGGCGTTTGTGGATGAAGTGGTGGCTGGGAGGTAA
- a CDS encoding iron-containing alcohol dehydrogenase family protein — protein sequence MESIYLPQFTVGEHAFEAFKPEMGKYGASVAVIHGEKAWAAARDLVVPAIEKAGLELTREFVYGHDATYENVEKIISDRAVQEADMLLAVGGGKCIDTVKLAADKLGKPVFTVPSIASNCAPITKISIMYHEDGSFMDIPRLTNVPVHCFINPSLVLAAPVRYLWAGIGDAMAKHVESSWSAKAGERLDYGSELGIAAGRMCFYPILQDGAQALRDAAAGKVSEELKNTILNIVISPGIVSVSVHPDYNGGIAHALFYGLTSRKHIEKNHLHGEAVSYGTLVNLMVDEDWEKLSRTYALHREIGLPVCLTDLELEKEDLLEDVLEVTMANQEMLHTPYPVTKDMIYGAIQRLENYDGERKA from the coding sequence ATGGAATCTATCTATCTGCCCCAATTTACGGTTGGGGAGCATGCTTTTGAGGCGTTTAAACCTGAGATGGGAAAATACGGAGCTTCGGTTGCGGTGATCCATGGGGAAAAGGCATGGGCGGCTGCACGGGATCTGGTGGTTCCCGCCATAGAAAAAGCGGGACTTGAGCTGACGCGGGAGTTTGTCTACGGTCATGACGCCACCTATGAGAATGTGGAAAAAATCATTTCAGACAGAGCGGTACAGGAAGCGGACATGCTGCTCGCTGTCGGCGGCGGAAAATGCATCGATACGGTAAAGCTGGCGGCAGATAAGCTGGGAAAGCCGGTGTTTACGGTACCGTCCATTGCCTCGAACTGTGCTCCGATCACAAAGATCAGTATCATGTACCATGAAGACGGGTCATTTATGGATATTCCCCGGCTGACCAATGTCCCGGTACACTGTTTTATCAACCCCAGCCTCGTGCTTGCCGCGCCGGTGCGCTATCTGTGGGCGGGGATAGGCGATGCCATGGCAAAGCACGTGGAGTCGTCCTGGTCCGCAAAAGCCGGGGAGCGCCTGGATTACGGAAGCGAGCTGGGGATCGCCGCGGGGCGCATGTGCTTTTACCCGATCCTCCAGGACGGCGCGCAGGCTCTCCGGGATGCCGCAGCGGGGAAGGTCAGTGAAGAACTGAAAAATACGATCCTGAATATTGTGATCTCTCCCGGAATCGTGTCCGTGTCGGTGCATCCGGATTATAACGGAGGGATCGCCCATGCACTGTTTTACGGTCTCACCAGCCGCAAGCATATTGAGAAGAACCATCTGCACGGGGAAGCGGTCTCTTATGGCACCCTGGTCAACCTGATGGTGGATGAGGACTGGGAAAAGTTAAGCCGGACCTATGCGCTTCACCGGGAGATCGGGCTTCCGGTGTGCCTGACGGACTTAGAGCTTGAGAAGGAGGATCTTCTGGAGGATGTGCTGGAAGTGACTATGGCGAACCAGGAGATGCTCCATACGCCTTATCCGGTCACGAAGGATATGATCTATGGGGCGATCCAGCGGCTGGAAAATTATGATGGCGAAAGAAAGGCATAG
- a CDS encoding SDR family oxidoreductase → MAYDYKKAFSVEGKRCIVTGGAQGLSRGMAEGLLENGAEVVLMDLQAEKLDAVVKEYQVMGYKAYGVCGDLSKKAEIDRMFDEAMELLGGALDVMIPAAGVQRRYEPWEFPEEMWKLVIDVDLNHVWFMCQKAIQVMRDRETIGKIINIGSMCSYFGGTTIPAYTAAKGAVVQLTKSIASDCADHSICCNAVAPGYMDTEMCANMTQERKDECTARIPAGRWGTPEDLKGPVLFLASAASDYLNGAVIPVDGGYLTK, encoded by the coding sequence ATGGCTTACGATTATAAGAAAGCATTTAGTGTAGAAGGAAAGCGCTGCATCGTCACCGGGGGAGCCCAGGGGCTTTCCCGCGGCATGGCAGAGGGGCTTTTAGAAAACGGCGCAGAGGTGGTCCTGATGGACCTGCAGGCGGAGAAGCTGGATGCCGTGGTAAAGGAGTACCAGGTCATGGGCTATAAAGCCTATGGAGTCTGCGGGGACCTTTCTAAAAAAGCGGAGATTGACCGGATGTTTGACGAAGCCATGGAGCTTTTGGGCGGGGCCCTGGATGTGATGATCCCTGCCGCGGGAGTGCAGAGGCGTTATGAGCCGTGGGAATTTCCGGAGGAAATGTGGAAGCTGGTGATCGATGTGGATCTAAACCATGTATGGTTCATGTGCCAGAAAGCCATCCAGGTGATGCGGGATAGGGAGACCATTGGTAAGATCATCAATATCGGTTCCATGTGCTCCTACTTTGGAGGGACTACCATACCTGCATACACAGCGGCAAAAGGAGCGGTGGTGCAGTTGACCAAAAGCATTGCCTCCGACTGTGCGGACCACAGCATTTGCTGCAATGCCGTTGCGCCGGGATACATGGATACGGAGATGTGTGCGAACATGACCCAGGAGCGTAAGGACGAATGCACGGCCAGGATTCCAGCCGGGCGCTGGGGAACTCCGGAGGATCTAAAGGGGCCGGTTTTGTTTCTGGCGTCTGCGGCCAGCGATTACTTGAATGGCGCGGTGATTCCGGTTGACGGAGGGTATTTGACGAAATAA
- a CDS encoding histidine kinase, translating into MKSIRKEVTENHLILMIVAIIFIASNVFVATESSHRYNKLLQNYQEVNELLMLNNKRRTSFKLYSKSHDESSLKQYHEDSELFDYQLRGLVEKMQNDRKCKMTYRIVCQVTEYRKKLEDSYIWPGEHYYPSLTSDLEEVDLEIERNLNQLMSQYLEYLNTSFAGYSSRLRMVNTVMVLFFIGACILCMVLNHRMSVSILNSIGRLTDAAKEIMNNNLEAADIEETPYTELNQVSGIFDQMKRQIRVMITELQETHQMKERLAEAKVRELQMQMNPHFLFNTLSLVVRSIQLGERDTSIQLVKAISRILRSSIEIKTMSIPLDAEIELLQSYLYIEKLHLKGRVTFCLDVRKSFLDKDVMIPPLTIQPLVENSIQHGLKDRISGGKVDILITEKLEYIEVVVADNGVGFPIIDEQKEFSQNVAIPKTSIGLNNVRERLKLFYKKEDVLQIERLNGVTKITLKLYKM; encoded by the coding sequence ATGAAATCCATAAGAAAAGAAGTAACGGAAAATCATCTGATTCTGATGATAGTAGCGATTATCTTTATAGCATCCAATGTATTTGTAGCTACCGAGTCCTCACATCGATACAACAAACTTTTACAGAACTATCAAGAGGTTAACGAGCTGTTAATGCTTAATAATAAGAGACGGACTTCATTTAAGTTATACAGTAAAAGCCATGATGAGAGTTCTCTTAAGCAGTATCATGAGGACAGCGAGTTATTTGACTATCAGTTGCGTGGACTGGTTGAGAAAATGCAGAATGACCGAAAGTGTAAGATGACTTACCGAATTGTCTGCCAGGTGACAGAATACAGAAAAAAATTGGAGGATTCGTATATCTGGCCTGGAGAACATTATTATCCAAGTCTGACTTCGGATCTGGAGGAGGTGGATTTGGAGATTGAACGGAATTTGAATCAATTGATGAGCCAGTATCTGGAATATCTCAATACATCCTTCGCTGGGTACAGTAGCAGATTGCGGATGGTTAATACCGTGATGGTTCTGTTTTTTATTGGGGCATGTATTTTGTGCATGGTTTTAAATCATCGGATGAGCGTCAGTATTCTGAATTCAATCGGTCGGCTGACAGATGCCGCTAAAGAGATTATGAATAACAATCTGGAAGCGGCGGATATTGAGGAAACTCCATATACGGAACTGAATCAAGTGTCCGGAATTTTTGACCAGATGAAGCGGCAGATTCGGGTCATGATCACAGAACTGCAGGAGACCCACCAGATGAAAGAACGGTTGGCAGAGGCCAAAGTTCGGGAGTTGCAGATGCAGATGAATCCACATTTTCTGTTTAATACGCTAAGCTTGGTCGTTCGCAGTATACAGTTAGGGGAAAGAGATACATCTATTCAGTTAGTAAAAGCAATTTCCAGGATTCTTCGCAGCAGCATAGAAATCAAGACTATGTCGATTCCGCTGGATGCGGAAATTGAGCTTTTGCAGTCGTATCTTTATATAGAAAAGCTACACTTAAAGGGACGTGTGACATTTTGCCTGGATGTGCGCAAATCGTTTTTAGATAAGGATGTGATGATTCCACCACTGACGATTCAACCGCTGGTGGAAAATAGTATTCAACATGGATTAAAGGATCGGATAAGTGGTGGGAAAGTCGATATTTTGATAACAGAGAAGTTGGAGTATATTGAGGTAGTGGTTGCAGATAATGGTGTAGGATTTCCGATAATAGATGAGCAGAAGGAGTTTTCGCAGAATGTGGCTATTCCTAAAACTTCAATAGGTTTAAATAATGTGCGGGAACGGCTGAAATTGTTTTATAAAAAAGAAGATGTTTTGCAGATAGAGCGGCTGAATGGTGTTACGAAGATAACGCTGAAACTGTACAAAATGTGA